GCCTGAGGCCGGCGCGGCGAAAGCGCGTGACTACCTCAAGAAGCGCGGGTTCGGCAGCGACGTTGCACGCAATTGGCGACTGGGATATGCACCGGGCCGGTCGGCACTGACTCGCCACCTGACCAAGGCCGGGTTCACCGCCGAGGAGATCGTGGGGGCCAACCTCGCGTTGAAGGCGGATAACGGGCAGCTCAAAGACCGCTTCTACGAGCGCATCATGTTTCCGATCACCGACCTACAGGGGCGCTACATCGCCTTTGGCGGACGCGTCGTGGGCACGGGCGAGCCGAAGTACCTCAACACGCAGGACACGCCGATCTTCCACAAGTCGGCCAATATGTATGGCATTGATCGCGCCAAGGCGCTCATCACATCGTCTGGCGCCGCGATCGTGGTCGAGGGCTACACCGACGTAATTGCGCTGCACGAGGCCGGAGTGGCCAACGCCGTGGCGACGCTGGGTACGGCCCTGACGCGCGAGCACGTTCGCTTGCTGTCGCGTTTCGCCAAGCGAGTCGTCTACCTGTTCGATGGCGACGCGGCCGGACTGCGCGCTGCAGATCGCGCCTCGGAGTTCATCGACAAGAGCATCACGCCCGAGGCCGGTCGAGAGCGCATAGAGCTATTCGTCGCGGTCATTCCGGGAGGGCAGGACCCGGCCGATCTCGTGACCTCGCAAGGCCCTGAGGCGCTGGCCGCGGCCGTGGACGACGCAGCGCCCTTGTTGCAGTTCTCGATCGATCGCCGCTTCGCTCGCTGGGACCTCGACCGGCCCGAGGAACGCTCACGCGCGCTGAAGGAGGCCGCCGAGGTTCTTGCGCCGATTAAGGACTCGCTTCTCGCCGACGACTACGCAACCTACATCGCAGACAAACTGTTCGCCGATGTTGCGACAGTCAAGCGTGCAATCGGCGCGGCCCGACCGTCCAACACGAGCCAGTCGCTCGACGACTCGCAGCCCGAGGCGCCTGCCGCTCCAATCGCCGACACGCCCCAAGTTCGTCTCGAGCGCGACCTGCTGGATCTGCTGGTTAGAACGCCGCGATTGCGGGCGAGGGCACGCTTCTTGCTTTCGGAGAACCTGCTGACGGAGCCGGTACATCGCGCCATTGCCGAGGGTATAGAGCGTGAAGGCGTCGAGGTTCCGGCAGACGAGCTGGCCGGCAGGCTGGAGGCGTCGCTTCCAGGAGTGGCGGCCGTGCTCTCCGGGGCTCAGCTCGGCGAAGTTGCCGATGCAGACGCTGATGCTGCGGAGCGCGACATGGTACGCAAACTCAAGGAGTTTGACCTTGAGCGGCGTATCGCTATAGGTAAGGCTCGACTCAAGCAGCCCGGTTCGTTCACGGACCCGGCTGAATACGACGACCTGTTCAAGAATGTGTCGGCGTTGCAGCGGGAGCTTGAAGAGTACCGCAGCGGCGTTCGCGATGTCGGATGAGAACCAGGAACGAGGACGAAACGCGTGCCGGAGAAGCCCAGTACCGCAAGCTCGACTGCCAAGACTGACGCCGCTGAAGTGCCGGTGGCTCGCAAGCCACGCGCCAA
The DNA window shown above is from Coriobacteriia bacterium and carries:
- the dnaG gene encoding DNA primase, with product MGRISDEDVRRVRDATDLVSLVGERVVLKQKGRLFWGNCPFHQEKTPSFKIDPATQLWHCFGCGLGGDAYGFVMRTESVDFGESIRILADRAHIEIAEEAGGVPRSFRERLIAATEAAANFYHDNLTKSPEAGAAKARDYLKKRGFGSDVARNWRLGYAPGRSALTRHLTKAGFTAEEIVGANLALKADNGQLKDRFYERIMFPITDLQGRYIAFGGRVVGTGEPKYLNTQDTPIFHKSANMYGIDRAKALITSSGAAIVVEGYTDVIALHEAGVANAVATLGTALTREHVRLLSRFAKRVVYLFDGDAAGLRAADRASEFIDKSITPEAGRERIELFVAVIPGGQDPADLVTSQGPEALAAAVDDAAPLLQFSIDRRFARWDLDRPEERSRALKEAAEVLAPIKDSLLADDYATYIADKLFADVATVKRAIGAARPSNTSQSLDDSQPEAPAAPIADTPQVRLERDLLDLLVRTPRLRARARFLLSENLLTEPVHRAIAEGIEREGVEVPADELAGRLEASLPGVAAVLSGAQLGEVADADADAAERDMVRKLKEFDLERRIAIGKARLKQPGSFTDPAEYDDLFKNVSALQRELEEYRSGVRDVG